aacaaatataaaaaaaaaccaatcgGGTTGtgtcaaaaataaaaaaataactgcAGGCCATGGCGACCATGTCGCCCCGACAAACCATTTGATGGCAGtttaaaaaaacagaaacgtGTTTATGGCCCatgcaaaaaacaaagcacagacaatagcaacaaaaaGATTGTAATAAAACACagataaattgaatttgaacaacaacaccaaccACAGCAACAAGAGTTGAAGCCAAGTCTGTGAAGGTGAAGTGGGAAGTTTTCAAAACGAAATTCGCCAGCccacaaagcaaacaaagttgGCCCATTAAAGTCGGCTTAGAACCATTCATCTCCTAATGAGAATTAGTTCCCATTAAGacctgttttgttttttattttaccattatttcatttttgttttggtgttACACGCCTCACGAATTTTCGGATTGTAttcaaaatttatttgccGTAAATCCGTAAATCCGAAACTTCCTGTGCTCCAAGAACAAAGACTGCGATCGAGTTTTGGCTATGACACATCGCTTTCGTAGATTTCTGTTTGAATTGCTTGTTGTGGTTTATCTGTTTGCCTGGAACCCGTCGgcatggaaattaaaaacactgATAATATAAAAGACAATCAGCTATATAATAAACAAGTCGGATTTTTAATcggaaattatttaattgaacaTTGTGTACGGTGATACTCCCAATCATTAATACCTAATTATTGCATACATACAGTGATTTTGGAAAAACTAAAGCCATTACATTTTCCCCAGTGTACGACTAATTAAAAGGTCGCTAAGTGGCTGCGAAGATCTCGCCTGTGTATTCATTGCCCACTGACTCAGCTAGCGCCAAGTttgttgcctaagtcttttgttttggccgcTTGCCTAACCGATtcttttgattgtttttgtgtttgtgcttgtgcttgCAGGCCTAGTCAGCTTTGGAGACGCCGCCTACCCCTATTATGGCACCAAGATCGGAGCCCTGACCCGCCTCCACCACGGTGTCTCCGGCGATGTGTACGCCGTCGATTCCCGCACCATCTTCATCAAGAAGTTCAACTACGACGGCGAGGCGCCAGCTGCCTACTTCTATGTGGGGAGCACTGGGCGGCCAAGTAATGAAGGTGCCGCCCGGCTGAGGGACGAAAGGGGCGGAACCGCCTCCCTGACCCGCCGCTACCGGAACAAGGACGTCACCCTGTCGCTGCCCGAGGGCAAAACACTGCGCGACATTAAGTGGTTTTCGGTGTGGTGCGATGAGTTTGCGGTGAACTTCGGCGACGTTTCCATTCCGCCCAACTTGGACTTCCCGCGGCCACAGAAGATCAGCGCTCTGAGGGGCGTCCATGGCGTCTCCTCCGAGAACATTGTCATCGTGGACGCCCAAACGCTGCTGGTGCCCAACTTTAGCTACGACGGAGAGGCGCCAGGTGGGTACCACTCAAACATTTAGATTGCAATATTCTCTAAGAACTTTATACTCCACTTAGCATACCAGTCATTCTAATCTGTCTCAAATACTTAAGAATGTTCTGGTCACTTCCTGTCCATGTTCTAATTTACAGATCAATAGACAGCTCTTTTACGTAACTTATCGTAACGTACGTAACTTTAAATCATATTTAGAAGAGTTAGAGGTTTAGTGAAGTGCAAATAGATTAGTTTTGTGCACATATCAATTATCATctataaatgaaatatatcTTTATGTCAAGCTTCACATAATTCAAAGAATCAATTCCAAAGCTCATAGAATACCGAGAATTAAGGAGATAATAATGAAAtgcattatttattgaaaagttCTTTTAATTAGGGGAATTCACCCTGAAAATAATGACAAACAAATATACTAGATCGATAAAGTGCTTTCGTCATAAGTGAACAAAaagaatacaataacaaattaattttaaaaaacctGAAATGAGTGAACTGATTGGAATGGCTTTAAGTAGAATTTGTTATTTGGCAATCAGCTGGTATAAAACTTCCcccaaatattattttcagaTGCCAAATTCTGGGTGGGTCGTGGGCAGCGGCCCACCTCCGACGGCCTGAGGATTCCGGACGAGAATGGCAAGGAGAATCCGCTGCGTCGCTACGAGCGCAAGACAATTGTGCTGACCCTGCCCGATGACCTGACCATCTTCGACATTGGTCACTTTGGCGTTTGGTGCGAGGCCTTCACCGTGGACTTTGGCCACGTTCGCCTGCCGGAGGGCTTGAATGTGCCGCCCTCCCTGAAGATGCTCGGAATCAGTCCTCAGGTAAAGAAGAACGCCAGCCAGATCTTAAGCGAGCTGCAGCGCTGATTACTACTACTTACAAGTGATCGCTGATCGCTGATCGCTAATCGCAGATAGCTGATCGCAGATAGCCGTTGCGATGGCTGATCGCGGTAGATGGGTGTAATTGTGTGTAACTCTATTTATGCAAGCGTATTTATTGTTGTgtatatgcaaaatatttatcaatCGATTCGAATCGGATCCGGCATCACGAGTCGTGACCGGAAATTCCTAGACTGTAAGCTAGATGGACGGCGGAGGAGGCGAgatccaaaatatatatatctatatatgtcttatatacatacatatgtgcaacACATTCTATAATATATGTGTCTATGTAATACTCACCTGCTTgttatttgtgttttgttgtctTGATCAGCTTTTGCTTGAGCCTGAGCTCCGGGAGCGTcttatacaaaatgaaatcTGTGTGGGACTGAATCCTAATTGTTCCTCCCCCTCGAAATCCACAATACACAAAACaaccaaacacacaaaacgcACACCACATACAACACatcacacagacacacacaaatccccctccccccacacacacacacatatccTTTTGATCAACATACTAACACACCCAAGCGaaatcaaaaacatttttcattttgtataataaaACCATTCGAGAAGCAAAATCCTTTCGAatacagcaaaacaaaaatgcaaacatttcGGGTATGCTCAAAATTTTGACTTTGGCAAAGCTTTCTCCTCCCCCTccaaaccaaaaagaaaacccagTCCACATTCACACctacacgcacacacacacacccgcaccGCACATTTTCCAatccgattccaattccatATCCGTTTCCGGTTTCGTTTCCGCTTCCGATCCAATCGAACCTTCCCTTAAACCAATCTCTTCCAGTCGAAGCTCAACTGCGAGGTGCTCTACGACGATCTGGCATTCGAGGTTCGCTGGGCGGTGGCCGGCGAGAGCATCGTGGTCCAGTTGGTGGCCAAATTGGGTAAGTTCTGGGTGCTAACTGCTCCTAATTAGCGGAAGTTACCCCTTTCATAAGCGGTGATGTTATCAGCTTTGTGTTAATTAAAGCTGTCTAATTACGTTTATTcgctttaaattaaatcttaGAGGAACCACATCTTTGAactaaaatttaattgaattattttggTAGTTTAACTTATACCATTCATATGTTTTAATTCACTTTTTCTGCCCTTTAATGCAATCATAGTTCCCAATGAGTTAGgaaagccataaaaaaaaGACACCTTTTGGAATTCAAGACTCTTCGCTGAGCTAAACCCTTTACCTGACCTATCCCACTTGGTGACAAGCCTTCAGCATGTTGCATGCCGCATGCTGCATCTGCAGCCGATGATTTATGATGCTTTGACATTTCATCGAGTACAGTTAGCGGAGAAGGGGGCCGAGATGGCAACAATAAAATCCAGTTAGCATCCAAATTGACTGATCAGCAGCTTCCATtggaagcagcagcagcatcggtTGGCAGAATAACAAGTTGCGAATTATGACGACTGGTTTTATTGCGCAACTCGACTGCTGGCTGGGATGGGGTGGCCAAATGGATAGCAATTTGTTGGTTGCATCTGCAATCACGATCACCGTGGGCATACTATGTCCATATCCAACCGCCACTGGTCTTACTCCAATCTCGGCAATTTGCAACCGCTAAGAATGCCGCCAGGAATTTTCACCTGGAAAATGCCTGCCGACCGGTTGAATTGGGGCCAGAATTGGGGCGATCAACTTTCGTTGATTGTGGGGCTCCCAGCGCTTACCGTAGAATATAACTGCTCTCCAAGTGGGATTTGCCAAATGGAAATGTCTTGAGTTCATTCATAAGATGAACCCATTAATAGTTTACTGAGTGATTTGTGAAAAACTCTCATCACATTTGTATCCCCGCAGAACCGAACCACTACATGTCCTTTGGAATCTCGCCGAACAAGAACATTAGCCAGATGATTGGCGCGGATGCAGTGGTGGCCTGGGTGGATCCACAAACCGGAAACGGATTTGCAACGGACTACTTCCTGGAGGGCAAGGCGCAGTGCTcgggtgggcgtggcgctTGTCCCGACACCAAGATCTCTGAGAAGACCAACTCCATACGTCTACTCAATGCCGCCATGGTGAATGGCTACTCGATTGTGACCTACCAAAGATCCCTGGCAGCCACGGATCGCCTGGATCTGCCCATCTCGATGAAGGAAGCGGAATCAGTGGTGTGGGCAATTGGACCACTTAACGATTACCAGGAGGTCTCCTTCCACACTTTCTACAACAAGCATCTGCACCAGATCGAGTTCGGTCGCCAGCCCAAGTGGAACTGCCCCTTGCCAGAAGGTGCTCGTGCCGGCAGCAACTCATCGGATGAGGAGGACTCTGCTCCCGCGGCCCAGAGCTCCACTGGCGGAGCTGGTTATCCGCCAGCAGGCAAACCCAACGTAGAACCCGCCGAGGAATTCTACGAGAATCGGGCGGAGGCACTGCATCGTCAGCCACCGCAGCGGCGCCAGGAAACAGCGATCATCACCCAAAGGCGCCCAGTGCCCACTCCGAAGCCAGTGAACAGCAATGGCGCCTGGGACATCCCGGCCATTCAGTGCCACGAGCCAGAGGACGGAGTGTTCTATGCCCAGATGGGTCCCACGGGAGGAAAGCACGGCTATCCAGCCATCACAGGTGGGTCTCAAAGACCTATTGATATAGATACTTAATAAGTTGTATAATTAGGACACGTCGGATGGGGAATTTCCTGGTACATCAACGGACTACTGATCCCCGAGATCCACGTGGTGCGCGGCAAGACCTATACCTTTGTGGTGGAGGGCGGAAACAACCCGGACATCCCCGCCAAGTACCACCCGTTCTACATCAGTGACGATCCTGTGGGAGGATACGAGCACAAACgcgaggaggagaagaaggtGAAATCGATTTCGCTTATAAATCCCTAACTGCAATGCCCATTTCTCTGCTGCAGGCCGTGCGCATCTACGCCGGAGTGCATCGCTCCCGGTCCGGCCAGGTCACGCCCACCGGCGTGGGCCGCCTCTGCAACTGGACACCGGACGTGGAGGGTCCACCGGCGGACGACTACCAGTCCTTCGGCGCCTACCAGCGCACCCTGACCCTCAAATGCGATGCCGGTGAGCCGGGCGTGATTACCTGGAAGCCGGACCGGAATACGCCGGACACGGTGTACTACCACTGCTTTACACACCGCTATCTGGGATGGAAGATCCACGTGCACGACTCCTGTGACTCGGACGCGGGCGGACTGAAGGGAGCCGCCTCCGAACGCCACGAAATCCGGCTGCCGGCGATGGCCAACGCCGCGGAACCGGCGCCAGTGCACGAGG
This genomic stretch from Drosophila yakuba strain Tai18E2 chromosome 3R, Prin_Dyak_Tai18E2_2.1, whole genome shotgun sequence harbors:
- the LOC6536531 gene encoding protein Skeletor, isoforms B/C isoform X2 gives rise to the protein MLAMKDKPWLLLFGLLAALSCLVSFGDAAYPYYGTKIGALTRLHHGVSGDVYAVDSRTIFIKKFNYDGEAPAAYFYVGSTGRPSNEGAARLRDERGGTASLTRRYRNKDVTLSLPEGKTLRDIKWFSVWCDEFAVNFGDVSIPPNLDFPRPQKISALRGVHGVSSENIVIVDAQTLLVPNFSYDGEAPDAKFWVGRGQRPTSDGLRIPDENGKENPLRRYERKTIVLTLPDDLTIFDIGHFGVWCEAFTVDFGHVRLPEGLNVPPSLKMLGISPQSKLNCEVLYDDLAFEVRWAVAGESIVVQLVAKLEPNHYMSFGISPNKNISQMIGADAVVAWVDPQTGNGFATDYFLEGKAQCSGGRGACPDTKISEKTNSIRLLNAAMVNGYSIVTYQRSLAATDRLDLPISMKEAESVVWAIGPLNDYQEVSFHTFYNKHLHQIEFGRQPKWNCPLPEGARAGSNSSDEEDSAPAAQSSTGGAGYPPAGKPNVEPAEEFYENRAEALHRQPPQRRQETAIITQRRPVPTPKPVNSNGAWDIPAIQCHEPEDGVFYAQMGPTGGKHGYPAITGHVGWGISWYINGLLIPEIHVVRGKTYTFVVEGGNNPDIPAKYHPFYISDDPVGGYEHKREEEKKAVRIYAGVHRSRSGQVTPTGVGRLCNWTPDVEGPPADDYQSFGAYQRTLTLKCDAGEPGVITWKPDRNTPDTVYYHCFTHRYLGWKIHVHDSCDSDAGGLKGAASERHEIRLPAMANAAEPAPVHEDYAGEASVRHETKMASALLRLSRRAY